From the Lolium rigidum isolate FL_2022 chromosome 2, APGP_CSIRO_Lrig_0.1, whole genome shotgun sequence genome, one window contains:
- the LOC124689429 gene encoding disease resistance protein RPM1-like, producing MARSLVGGALSKAASAAADEMSLLMGVRKDIWFIKDELETMQAFLVAAEAMKEKDLLLKVWAKQVRDLSYNIEDCLGEFMVHVASQSLSRQLRKLKDRHRIAMQIRDLKSRVEEVSNRNIRYNLIDKNQVLAKAIEERESCMEDIRNQSGSNINEAELVGFSKPKEELIKHLNVHVRTGPPQVVCVVGMGGLGKTTLTRKVYESMENFSCCAWIIVSQSFVRMDFLKGMIKQLLGDLALKNLLEANVVREDSLAEYLREELLEKRYFVVLDDLWNLDDWKWIQSIALARSNTKGSRIVVTTRNVGLAEECTLESSGPIIYHHEPLQTNDAIKLLLKSTRKSEEDMKNHQMKKIVTKIIKKSGRLPLAILTIGGMLATRMISEWESIYDQIPSELESNRSLEAMRRMVTLSYHHLPSHLKSCFLYISIFPEDFVIKRRRLVERWIAEGFVIPRDGVSADDVGNSYFKDLIYLSMIQPSEVNIEGIVKACQVHDIVRDVMISIAREENFACSTWNSATGIAGDNFRHVAYQGSWCPNKGLDWNHVRSFTVFGERPMKPTPSMCSPDFKMLRVLDLCDAKFDITQKDINSIGMLRHLKYVSYKGRKHGTESYVYKLPRSIGKLQGLQTLDIRISSVASLPTEITKLASLRSLRCSKRSVYSNLYKTYPLVWLGSTFCLPNMYTRLIYSDNPLKITTFVHMAWTGRLSNSEGVRVPKGISNLKELEILEVVDVERTCRKAVKELGELIKLRKLSVALGASQQKSKIICASIEKLTYLRSLNISADYYSWRSRASLKCLHSISTAPPLLRTLKLKGDLGEMPGWVSVLVHLVKIDLVDTTLTDGDKCLNILGALPNLMHLRLDWKSYVGEKLVWVLREETFTNLRKLVMWNLMMLSELIFEVGTSPHLKNILIVIGHLESAITGIKNLPMLKEITLFVHAEVARLGVLQREVDTHPNHPILRLQMDGIKQDLDAVVLQGSTTAVQAEEATAGENSYPQVPTGSDRFWSGILYISVKNHDGMNLTPMR from the exons ATGGCCAGGTCCCTGGTGGGCGGCGCCCTCAGCAAGGCAGCTTCTGCCGCCGCGGACGAGATGAGCCTTCTCATGGGCGTGCGCAAGGATATCTG GTTCATCAAGGACGAGCTAGAGACTATGCAGGCATTCCTGGTGGCTGCTGAAGCAATGAAGGAGAAAGACCTGCTACTCAAGGTGTGGGCAAAGCAAGTGAGGGACCTGTCCTACAATATAGAAGATTGCCTTGGTGAATTCATGGTGCATGTAGCGAGTCAAAGCTTGTCACGGCAGCTGAGGAAGCTCAAAGATCGACATCGAATCGCCATGCAGATCCGTGATCTCAAATCAAGAGTTGAAGAAGTGAGTAATAGAAACATACGCTACAACTTGATTGACAAGAACCAAGTCCTCGCCAAAGCCATTGAAGAGAGGGAGTCTTGCATGGAAGATATTCGCAACCAGTCAGGTAGCAACATCAATGAAGCTGAACTTGTGGGGTTTTCCAAGCCAAAAGAAGAGTTGATAAAGCATCTAAATGTCCATGTCAGAACCGGCCCTCCTCAGGTAGTATGTGTGGTCGGCATGGGTGGTTTGGGTAAGACTACTCTTACAAGGAAGGTTTATGAAAGTATGGAAAACTTTTCATGTTGTGCTTGGATCATTGTCTCGCAGTCATTTGTCAGGATGGATTTTCTGAAAGGTATGATCAAACAACTTCTTGGAGATCTTGCATTGAAGAACCTACTTGAAGCGAATGTAGTGCGAGAGGATAGCCTCGCCGAATACCTTAGAGAAGAGCTGCTTGAGAAGAGGTACTTTGTTGTTCTTGATGATTTATGGAACTTAGAtgattggaaatggatccaaagtattGCTTTAGCTAGAAGTAACACCAAAGGTAGCCGGATAGTGGTAACAACACGAAATGTTGGTTTAGCTGAGGAGTGTACTTTGGAATCTTCTGGACCAATTATCTACCACCATGAACCCCTACAAACAAATGATGCCATAAAATTGCTTCTAAAGAGTACTAGGAAAAGTGAGGAAGACATGAAAAATCATCAGATGAAGAAAATAGTCACTAAGATAATAAAAAAATCTGGGCGGTTACCCCTAGCTATACTCACAATTGGAGGCATGCTTGCCACTAGAATGATTAGTGAGTGGGAAAGTATTTATGACCAGATTCCGTCGGAGCTAGAGAGTAACCGAAGCCTTGAAGCCATGAGGAGGATGGTTACTCTTAGTTACCACCACTTGCCTTCTCATCTCAAGTCATGCTTTCTGTATATAAGCATATTCCCTGAAGATTTCGTAATCAAAAGGAGACGTCTAGTGGAAAGATGGATAGCCGAGGGGTTTGTTATTCCTAGGGATGGAGTGAGTGCTGATGATGTTGGGAATAGTTACTTTAAGGACCTAATATACCTAAGCATGATCCAACCATCAGAAGTGAACATAGAAGGGATTGTAAAGGCCTGTCAAGTTCATGATATCGTTCGCGATGTTATGATCTCGATTGCTAGAGAAgaaaattttgcatgctccacatGGAATAGTGCAACTGGAATAGCAGGGGATAACTTCCGTCATGTAGCATACCAAGGCAGTTGGTGCCCAAATAAAGGATTGGATTGGAACCATGTCCGATCATTTACTGTGTTTGGTGAGAGACCCATGAAGCCAACACCTTCAATGTGTTCGCCCGACTTCAAGATGCTTAGAGTCTTGGATTTATGTGATGCCAAGTTTGACATCACACAAAAAGATATCAATTCCATAGGAATGTTGCGTCATTTGAAATATGTCAGCTACAAGGGTCGCAAACATGGGACAGAATCATATGTTTATAAACTCCCAAGATCCATTGGGAAGCTACAAGGGTTGCAAACATTGGACATAAGAATTAGTTCTGTGGCATCACTACCAACTGAAATCACTAAACTGGCAAGCCTTCGTAGCCTCCGTTGTAGCAAAAGAAGTGTTTACAGCAATTTGTACAAAACTTACCCTTTGGTGTGGTTAGGCTCCACATTTTGTCTGCCTAATATGTATACTCGTCTTATTTATTCTGACAATCCTCTGAAGATTACAACGTTTGTACACATGGCCTGGACTGGCCGTTTGTCAAACTCTGAAGGTGTGAGAGTGCCCAAAGGGATCAGCAATCTAAAGGAGTTAGAAATACTAGAAGTTGTAGATGTTGAGCGAACTTGTAGGAAAGCAGTTAAAGAGCTCGGGGAGCTTATAAAGCTAAGGAAGTTAAGTGTGGCACTAGGGGCAAGTCAGCAAAAGAGCAAGATAATTTGTGCATCCATTGAGAAGCTCACTTACCTCCGCTCTCTTAATATTAGTGCGGATTATTATTCTTGGAGAAGCAGGGCATCCCTCAAGTGCTTGCATTCAATTTCCACTGCCCCCCCTCTCCTGAGGACGCTGAAGTTGAAAGGTGATCTTGGGGAGATGCCTGGCTGGGTTAGCGTTCTGGTACATTTGGTAAAGATCGATTTAGTGGATACCACTCTGACGGACGGAGATAAATGCCTAAACATACTAGGGGCACTGCCCAACCTCATGCACCTTCGTCTTGATTGGAAATCTTATGTTGGAGAGAAACTTGTTTGGGTTTTGAGAGAGGAAACATTCACAAATCTCCGGAAACTTGTTATGTGGAACCTGATGATGCTGAGCGAGTTGATATTTGAGGTGGGCACCTCGCCCCACTTGAAAAACATTTTAATCGTTATTGGCCACCTGGAATCAGCGATTACTGGTATCAAAAACCTTCCAAtgttgaaggaaattacactttttGTCCATGCTGAAGTGGCGAGGCTTGGTGTGCTGCAACGTGAAGTGGACACACACCCGAACCATCCTATTCTGCGGCTCCAGATGGACGGGATCAAGCAAGACCTGGATGCTGTCGTCCTCCAAGGATCCACTACTGCGGTACAAGCAGAAGAAGCAACAGCGGGGGAGAACTCATACCCGCAGGTGCCGACGGGGAGCGACAG GTTTTGGAGTGGTATTCTGTACATATCAGTCAAGAATCATGATGGAATGAACCTGACACCGATGCGGTAG